The genomic region ATGTCCGTGCCGGTGGAATCAGTTTTCTGGGCGACGAGACCTGCAACCGGCAGCCCCTGAACGCGAGCAACCCGGTAGGAACCGTCGTCAGCGCCCTGGTTATCTGCGCCTGGCATGTCGGCACCCTGCACATCCCAGCCGAGGATGCGGGAGTAGAAATAAGAGGACTTTCGCAGCTCGCTCGAGAACAAGTCGATCCAATACGGCATGCCCGGACGGGCTTCGAAAGCGGGCATGGGTTAGAGGTTCCTCCACTTCTCAGGGTCGAAATCGTCGTTCGCGGTGCGCTCGTCAAAGTAGTCGTCATCGTCGCCTGCACCGGTACCAGTGACGGTGATGGTGTGGCCGGGGAGGGAGACCTCGTCGCCGTCGTCAAGCGAAAAGCCGCGCGACGTGACTACCTCACCATTGACCGCGACCTCACCCGTGGCGATGAGCTCTTTCGCTTCGCCTCCGGACTCGACGAGATTGGCCAGCTTGAGAAACTGGCCGAGCTTAATGGGCAGATCCATTAATCGAGTCTCACGGCAGTGCCGGTCGCCGCAACCAACATCATCGTGTTGCCCTGCCCCATCGGGGAGTAATCCAACTCAATGTTGACCACCGCGTCAGCGCCGATCTGGCGGGCACGCTCCCACAGCTCGTTGAGCGCGCTATCGCGGGAACGGACCAGCTCCTGCTCCCACGAGCTGGCGCGGCCACCGACCATGTTGCGGAAACCCGCGCCCATATCTTTGAACATGTTCATGCCGGCAATGGTCTCGCCGCCGATGATGCGCATGTACTCCGTGATGCGCCGGCCTTCGACGGTAGGCGTCGTTGTAAGGATCATGGCCTGAATTGTACCGGTCCCGCGGGCACGAGGACATCGCGCGGAACGGCGTCACGGATCTGATACGGGACCTGCGGGGGCAGAATGTCGCGGAGCGGGACGAGCGGGATGCTCCACGGGCCGACCGAGCTCATCGGTGCAGACGGGGCCGGTTGCGCCGGATCGATCATGGCCAGCGCGTCGTGCGTGTTCGCACCCGCATCACCGACCGTCATCGCGGCGGCGGCCCAGCCGGGGCCGAAACTGACGGTGGCGGTGTAGGAGCGGCGGTCGTCGGACCAGCCGAACTTCGTCCCCTCGGCGCCGGGGAGACGCGACGTTCCGTAGTCCTGGCGGAAGCCGTCCTGCGCGATCGGGGAGGCGGTCCGCATGCCGCGGATGATCGGCGCGGCGAGCGGGTCGCGGCGGATGCGCTCGACGAACTTGGCAGCGTCATAAGCCGAGGTCGCCGTGTTACCCCAGCGGCCGCGGCGCGCGGTGTTGGTCAGGCCGAACTGCCGCGCGACAGCGTCAATGGCCTGCGGGTACCGGCGGTCAAGGTGTGCCGCGATCGAGTCTGGCGACACACGAATCATGTGCTCTACCTGGGCCTTATCCACGGGCGCACCGTGCTGGAGTACCCAGTAGCCGAGGTAGAGCTTGCTCAGCGACAGCGCCGCGCGCGGCTGGTGCGCGTCCAGCGACCCGGTCCACGATCCGTCCGGGTGGTAGACGGCCACCGCGGTTCGTCCGCCTGGCGCGCCGCGCTTCACATCTACTGCGTGTGCGGCCGGCGCCAGACCGACGGCTATCACCAGCGCGCACATTCGTTTTGCCATGGTTCTCACAGCGTTGTTGTACCCCGTGGACTCACGTTCTGCCCAGCGGCCCAAGCGCGGTTCCAGCTTCCCCAGCTCACCTGTTACTGGAGGTGAAGGTGTGTCTAGGTGTGAGAATTTAAAGGCTTGCGGCGATACTGAGCGCGCCTTCGGCGATCATCCACACCGCCAGCGCCACGAAGATCACGCCCGTCACAACGTCAACAATGTGCCCCCAGCGCGCCAAAACGCCCGCAAACTTATCGACGCCCACCGCGAACCCCACAAACCACGCCACCCCAATTAGCACCAGTGTGACGAGGATGAGGGCCACCCACCCCCAGCCCATCCCCGGTGTCATGAACTGAGCGAACACTGCCCCGAAAAACAGCACCGCCTTCGGGTTGGAAAGATTGGTGAGTACACCGGTGGCGAACGCCCGGCGCGCGGATAGCACGGTGCCAGCCGGTGGCGCATCGGTAGTGTCTGTCGCGGCGGCGGAGACACTGGAAGCACCCTGGCCGCGCGCTGCCAGCCCGGAACGTACCGCGCCCACACCCATCCACAGCAGATAGGCCCCGCCGATCAGCTGCAGCACGGCGAGCACCTGCGGCACAGCCTGGATCAGGGCGCCAAGCCCTAGCAGGGATGCCGCGATCCACAGCGCGTTGCCGGCCATAATGCCGAACGCGCAGGCGACACCGGCGGCGCGCGACTTCGCACCGACGCGGATGATCTGCACGAGATCAGGCCCCGGGCTGGCGATTGCGGCGATCCAAATGCCGATCAGGGCGAGATAGGTCGAAACAGTCACTACTAGCTCCTAATGTTTAGCGTTCTGCTTGGTCGCGCGGCATGATGTTCATCGTGTCGATGTTGACGTGCGGTGGCAGTGACGCAACCCACCGGATCGCTTCGGCGACATCCTCGGCGGTGAGGTTGAGTTTATCGGCATAGA from Corynebacterium genitalium ATCC 33030 harbors:
- a CDS encoding LysE family translocator yields the protein MTVSTYLALIGIWIAAIASPGPDLVQIIRVGAKSRAAGVACAFGIMAGNALWIAASLLGLGALIQAVPQVLAVLQLIGGAYLLWMGVGAVRSGLAARGQGASSVSAAATDTTDAPPAGTVLSARRAFATGVLTNLSNPKAVLFFGAVFAQFMTPGMGWGWVALILVTLVLIGVAWFVGFAVGVDKFAGVLARWGHIVDVVTGVIFVALAVWMIAEGALSIAASL
- a CDS encoding RNA-binding S4 domain-containing protein — translated: MDLPIKLGQFLKLANLVESGGEAKELIATGEVAVNGEVVTSRGFSLDDGDEVSLPGHTITVTGTGAGDDDDYFDERTANDDFDPEKWRNL
- a CDS encoding heavy metal-binding domain-containing protein — its product is MILTTTPTVEGRRITEYMRIIGGETIAGMNMFKDMGAGFRNMVGGRASSWEQELVRSRDSALNELWERARQIGADAVVNIELDYSPMGQGNTMMLVAATGTAVRLD